In Phaeodactylum tricornutum CCAP 1055/1 chromosome 21, whole genome shotgun sequence, the following proteins share a genomic window:
- a CDS encoding predicted protein, which produces MTNVRETCVEEPDSLGSRNIPNLPNHPTQPYQYLCCDHVEKMLRDDYGQTVTTPSQLVWVCKSKGRSRRRQRQRQRPSREGTKANEDNLLQASLEHSHEKLAISNLSTTTFPLNQRLELFARAKVVKLVSDDTVKDVDDNNNNNNRTKDSGEASSLPHSRSSLDHPQSQRTYVPRVLVQYPRGSTYHVALHHLVPILDETVTRKIIVCGETATYRRACLVHVLPHEHFVEIGCDVGVTVHRVHRATASPTTTQTTVAVLAGDHDGRRMVGIDKSIQSIQTARQLYPHLSFYHWDILASGSLHQKNHDDDNNDENNNSASEPHKEDSVHGTTYDGMPHALQSAWKAATCSDQSVVVAIDINGNRELPAVLACITRVWALGNECSNEHADQPCITPIVNTKASGATSHDTVPRLIIVKSRALFNVLRSQPKRALSIKQDEKP; this is translated from the coding sequence ATGACGAATGTACGGGAGACTTGCGTTGAGGAACCTGATTCATTGGGATCTAGAAACATACCGAATCTTCCCAATCATCCTACTCAACCGTACCAGTACCTTTGTTGCGATCACGTGGAAAAGATGTTGCGAGACGACTACGGCCAAACCGTCACGACACCCTCCCAACTCGTTTGGGTCTGTAAAAGTAAAGGCAGgagtcgacgacgacagcgacagcgacagcgacCTTCACGAGAAGGAACTAAAGCAAACGAGGACAACCTGCTCCAGGCATCTCTAGAGCATTCTCACGAGAAACTCGCAATCTCCAATCTTTCTACAACAACGTTCCCCTTAAACCAACGACTGGAACTCTTTGCCCGTGCCAAGGTAGTAAAACTCGTGTCCGACGATACTGTCAAAGAcgttgacgacaacaacaacaacaacaaccgcACAAAGGATTCGGGTGAAGCATCTTCGCTACCGCATTCTCGATCCAGTCTAGACCATCCACAATCCCAACGGACATACGTTCCTCGCGTGCTGGTTCAGTACCCACGCGGTAGCACCTACCATGTGGCTCTCCATCATTTGGTGCCCATCCTAGACGAAACCGTCACACGCAAAATTATTGTTTGTGGTGAAACAGCAACGTATCGTCGGGCCTGTCTCGTGCATGTACTACCGCACGAACACTTTGTTGAGATTGGGTGTGACGTGGGTGTTACCGTTCACCGCGTACACCGAGCCACGGCGTCACCAACAACGACCCAAACGACAGTCGCGGTTCTCGCCGGGGACCATGATGGACGCCGTATGGTGGGGATTGACAAGTCGATCCAATCCATACAAACAGCACGACAACTCTACCCGCACTTGTCCTTTTACCATTGGGATATTCTGGCATCGGGAAGTTTACATCAGAAGAatcacgacgacgacaacaatgaTGAAAATAACAACAGCGCCAGTGAACCTCACAAAGAGGACTCGGTACACGGGACTACGTACGACGGAATGCCGCATGCACTCCAATCTGCATGGAAGGCTGCCACTTGCTCCGACCAAAGTGTCGTGGTTGCCATAGATATCAATGGGAATCGCGAGTTGCCGGCCGTATTGGCGTGTATTACCCGCGTATGGGCCTTGGGGAACGAGTGTAGTAACGAACACGCCGACCAGCCTTGCATCACCCCCATCGTGAACACGAAGGCGTCTGGGGCAACTTCCCATGACACTGTACCCCGACTCATCATTGTCAAATCGCGTGCCCTTTTCAACGTATTGCGCTCGCAACCGAAACGGGCCTTGAGTATCAAACAAGACGAAAAACCGTAA
- a CDS encoding predicted protein — protein sequence MDDSTGDGSSEGHDGDDKPRLNWTSAQEQLVGRESEWKRLHRALEEAVSGSARMRSNSHSETLPRRSCALKSPPIVFEGESGMGKTFLVTQFLVHVQEEHKHVLAGYGAFPFGRSDVPFAPFQSAMHDILSVLLREDREIWKTQYCFKIWMISIRADPYKPYLKRENSSRSTSMEEGLKWGFERLRLALRSLFRLITIHRPVVLILDDLQEAEIDAWSIITTLVHDSSLPGLLLVGTMIPKSLEIMNACSAVEIHTLAPWREIGTHAWLEALVQKASKEDLQALVKFVSGKAYGCPLSTIRLLRHLEYHDCFSYDTERRWTIQLPTYMGSGSTIFESVCRLPNAMMALTTAACLQTNIIDPDTLFYLLTAEEDEGDAYTSNSQIGVTHPMKCIGDLYTVLDHAVDAGLLIRRAQDSVTPLPSRGNSPPPRTLVIYRFANSSTRQAAYELVQTPDEWHLRIGRHLRDWMHQVAERGSRIEDSLHIQVVRQLTLGQPGILDSWELLDLSELNYQVAQRTAHKASFYASLSFLKDGIRLLGNDPWKHHFDLALEFSIAIARMYSACGRYQDAILSADQVIFRTNSIRHQRVAHMIKMSHIFFHEGRSTDAIDYTLDVLESLECPFPRRFHKVHIATNLLKVRKMLKSRADVELRNLPTATDPKVEYTADFLEKLGEYAYNARTPQPDCLTLVLLRHMLLTLDYGVLTQTAASFVVVGFIFCQIGEFDEGAKYADIGLEYAARGNGGRSDQRAIVLYHFFVAHWSSLYYHSIEPTTRAVLAMWEMGSVQTAIEDTIALLRLKYTAGQDLTKVSAAIANQDANLRDYQLVHLLDVNMSFFQMVSNFMGKSESPSVLSGEYMDQDKMVTKWTQQGNENALQALYFHQMELAYYFGDIKLAKKMLKKMWSPYTQGADIWVTVKVFYKGMVYVSLYASTGQKKYKVRGNAAIRQMKAWVEKGVVNCQHMLLLLRAEELTGPLSGCENDFDFTRRAFDDAISCARKHRFLQHQALGNELAAIHCIRQNEDSWAAAYLDSARKLYGEWGAAAKVEQMDHKYRRVFEGSTEMLDSDMNAFTSSFHSQRLHRNLRILP from the exons ATGGATGACAGTACCGGGGACGGAAGTTCCGAGGGGCATGACGGCGACGACAAGCCCCGATTGAACTGGACGAGCGCGCAGGAACAGCTAGTAGGCAGGGAAAGCGAATGGAAGAGGCTACATCGAGCCTTGGAAGAAGCAGTCAGCGGTAGTGCTCGCATGCGCAGCAATAGTCACAGTGAGACTTTGCCACGGCGGAGCTGCGCGCTCAAGTCTCCACCAATCGTGTTTGAAGGCGAATCGGGGATGGGGAAAACCTTTTTAGTGACACAATTTTTGGTCCACGTTCAAGAAGAGCACAAACATGTTCTAGCTGGGTATGGAGCCTTTCCGTTCGGACGATCGGACGTGCCTTTCGCGCCCTTCCAATCTGCTATGCACGACATATTGAGTGTCTTGCTGCGAGAAGATCGGGAGATATGGAAAACCC AATACTGTTTCAAGATCTGGATGATCTCTATCAGAGCCGATCCGTACAAACCCTACCTGAAACGGGAAAACTCTTCTCGAAGCACTTCTATGGAAGAAGGGTTGAAATGGGGATTTGAGCGTTTACGCTTGGCACTAAGGAGTTTGTTTCGGCTTATTACAATTCACCGTCCTGTGGTTTTGATTCTGGATGATCTACAGGAGGCCGAGATTGATGCTTGGAGCATCATAACGACCTTGGTACATGACTCAAGCTTACCAGGCTTGCTACTAGTTGGAACCATGATTCCGAAATCGTTGGAAATAATGAATGCCTGTAGTGCGGTAGAGATACACACGCTGGCGCCCTGGCGGGAAATCGGAACGCATGCGTGGCTCGAGGCGCTGGTGCAGAAAGCGAGCAAAGAGGATTTGCAAGCCTTAGTGAAATTCGTTTCTGGTAAAGCGTATGGATGCCCACTGTCGACTATTCGGCTGTTGCGGCATTTGGAATACCATGATTGTTTTTCCTATGATACCGAGCGCCGATGGACTATCCAGCTTCCAACATACATGGGGTCCGGCTCGACTATTTTCGAAAGTGTTTGCCGTCTCCCCAACGCAATGATGGCTTTAACAACGGCTGCATGTCTGCAAACCAACATAATCGATCCCGATACTCTTTTTTACCTGCTCACGGCGGAAGAGGATGAAGGAGATGCATATACTTCAAATTCACAGATTGGCGTTACGCATCCGATGAAGTGTATTGGGGATTTGTATACGGTCTTAGACCACGCTGTTGATGCCGGTCTCTTGATCCGCAGAGCGCAAGATAGCGTTACACCCCTCCCATCACGTGGCAACTCACCTCCTCCCAGAACGCTGGTAATCTATCGCTTCGCAAATAGCTCGACCCGTCAAGCCGCCTACGAACTTGTCCAAACCCCTGATGAATGGCATTTACGTATTGGGCGCCACCTGCGTGATTGGATGCATCAAGTTGCTGAACGGGGCTCTCGAATAGAGGATTCGTTACATATCCAAGTCGTTCGCCAGCTCACTTTAGGTCAACCCGGAATTCTGGACAGCTGGGAATTGCTTGATTTGTCCGAACTGAACTACCAAGTAGCACAAAGAACCGCCCACAAAGCAAGTTTCTACGCCTCTCTTTCGTTCTTGAAAGATGGCATTAGACTTCTCGGCAACGATCCTTGGAAACATCATTTCGATCTCGCATTGGAGTTTTCTATCGCGATTGCACGCATGTATTCAGCCTGCGGTCGATATCAAGATGCCATCCTGAGCGCCGATCAAGTAATATTCCGCACAAATTCGATTCGACATCAAAGGGTGGCTCATATGATAAAAATGTCACACATCTTTTTTCACGAAGGGCGGAGCACCGATGCAATAGATTACACGTTGGACGTTTTAGAGTCTTTGGAGTGTCCATTTCCGCGACGCTTTCACAAAGTGCACATCGCCACAAATCTGTTGAAAGTACGTAAGATGCTAAAAAGTCGTGCCGACGTCGAACTGCGCAATTTACCCACGGCTACAGATCCCAAGGTGGAGTACACAGcggactttttggaaaagttggGAGAGTATGCATACAACGCTAGAACTCCACAACCAGACTGCCTGACACTAGTGCTACTACGACATATGTTACTGACTCTTGATTATGGAGTATTGACGCAAACTGCCGCGTCGTTTGTGGTAGTTGGATTCATATTTTGTCAAATTGGAGAGTTTGACGAGGGTGCCAAATATGCCGACATCGGTCTCGAATACGCTGCCCGAGGGAACGGAGGAAGGAGTGATCAGCGTGCTATTGTTCTATATCACTTCTTTGTGGCCCACTGGAGTTCATTGTACTACCATAGTATAGAACCTACCACGCGAGCAGTATTAGCAATGTGGGAGATGGGATCGGTTCAAACTGCTATCGAGGACACGATTGCTTTGCTTCGTCTAAAGTACACAGCAGGTCAGGATCTGACGAAAGTCTCAGCGGCAATTGCAAACCAAGATGCTAATCTCCGAGACTATCAATTGGTACACCTTCTTGACGTGAACATGTCGTTCTTTCAAATGGTTTCGAATTTCATGGGCAAATCCGAATCCCCGTCGGTGCTGAGCGGAGAGTACATGGATCAGGATAAAATGGTTACCAAGTGGACACAGCAAGGCAACGAAAATGCCTTGCAAGCATTGTACTTTCATCAGATGGAGCTGGCGTACTACTTCGGCGACATTAAGCTAGCGAAGAAGATGCTCAAAAAGATGTGGTCCCCCTACACTCAAGGTGCTGATATTTGGGTGACTGTCAAGGTGTTCTACAAAGGTATGGTCTACGTATCGCTATACGCGTCTACTGGACAAAAGAAATATAAAGTACGAGGCAATGCAGCAATAAGACAAATGAAAGCATGGGTTGAAAAAGGCGTCGTAAATTGCCAGCACATGTTGCTACTCTTACGAGCCGAAGAACTTACAGGTCCTCTTTCTGGTTGCGAAAACGATTTTGACTTCACGCGCCGTGCATTCGACGATGCCATCTCTTGTGCTCGAAAGCATAGATTTTTGCAGCATCAGGCGCTCGGAAACGAGCTTGCGGCCATTCATTGCATTCGACAGAACGAAGACAGCTGGGCAGCAGCCTATCTTGACAGCGCAAGAAAATTGTACGGAGAATGGGGCGCCGCAGCCAAAGTTGAGCAGATGGATCACAAGTATCGTCGTGTTTTTGAGGGGTCGACCGAGATGCTAGATTCAGACATGAATGCCTTCACATCctcctttcacagtcagcgacTTCACCGCAATTTGCGAATTTTGCCTTAA
- a CDS encoding predicted protein codes for MAMNNMLLAQLMKDMQDPEMMREAQQMMQDPAFQAQMKKMMGSNGFQKAMTKTKKEMQDPEKVKDMEKKAKQAIEEGNEELEKLEKIRKEQAEKAALESKDKGPEEKADGDDRTDDKPAATEEDEVPDIPSLNLN; via the exons ATGGCCATGAATAACATGCTCCTCGCGCAGCTCATGAAGGATATGCAG GATCCAGAAATGATGCGCGAGGCCCAACAAATGATGCAGGATCCGGCTTTTCAAGCACAAATGAAAAAAATGATGGGATCCAACGGATTTCAAAAGGCcatgacgaaaacgaagaaagaAATGCAGGATCCGGAAAAGGTCAAGGATATGGAGAAAAAGGCGAAACAAGCGATTGAAGAAGGCAACGAAGAACTGGAAAAGTTGGAGAAGATCCGTAAAGAGCAAGCGGAAAAGGCTGCATTAGAGAGCAAGGATAAAGGTCCCGAGGAAAAGGCAGACGGCGATGACAGAACAGACGATAAACCTGCAGcaacggaagaagacgaagtccCGGATATTCCCAGTTTAAATCTGAACTAG
- a CDS encoding predicted protein, with the protein MSRNRSRIPRRRYTWPKAAVVMTVMGWGLLLLVCTEAAQSSSSPSGTNTTRSRSTATGTTDESSTSVTRVGNLDYLDAATMAYYLDAPRWTADHPEHDVVVLFYAQWCRNCHAFAPLYDQMSKLLHAGTKDSQLVMGLFDCEQDKAHSRVCSDAGVTHYPTIMFLSSSGQVLQRGRRSPKVPLPKHITTFRGNWQYGDAVMDWIKTLRGLSHWHRAGWGKTLRNLLFGRRHRDPARERLPTGIPSGTNRRDGTTTAGNGATHASHEQQELRDEIRSLSDLVIRSSTIVDALLFPVTAAANKTLSTNVIRDENAKNYTDVFAFLRDAWHSNRTSHQVIRTCAMEVALDYCGRLNTHVTEDWLTAFPSIDRITEADLNLFRNELPKLVAKQEPYCAVVEDCIVGDFAEEHCRPAACPFVDPAACRYLTCCLTEQVYEEYAVAMDLVENVTAGTSANIDAADKDT; encoded by the coding sequence ATGAGCAGAAATCGTTCGCGAATCCCGCGGAGACGGTACACGTGGCCAAAGGCAGCGGTAGTGATGACGGTAATGGGTTGGGGACTCTTGCTCCTCGTATGCACCGAAGCGgcccagtcgtcgtcgtctcctTCGGGCACCAACACTACCCGTAGTCGGAGTACGGCTACCGGTACTACCGACGAATCGTCCACGAGCGTTACGCGGGTGGGGAATCTGGATTATCTCGACGCCGCCACCATGGCGTACTACTTGGATGCCCCGCGGTGGACCGCCGATCATCCGGAAcacgacgtcgtcgttctcttTTACGCACAGTGGTGTCGCAACTGTCACGCCTTTGCCCCTCTGTACGATCAAATGTCGAAATTACTACACGCCGGTACCAAAGATTCGCAACTAGTAATGGGATTGTTCGATTGTGAACAGGACAAGGCGCATTCTCGAGTTTGCAGTGACGCTGGCGTTACACACTATCCCACCATCATGTTCCTCTCCTCCAGCGGACAAGTCCTCCAACGCGGACGACGGTCTCCGAAAGTCCCACTGCCCAAACACATCACCACCTTTCGTGGTAATTGGCAGTACGGCGACGCCGTCATGGATTGGATCAAGACACTGCGAGGGTTGAGTCACTGGCATCGCGCTGGATGGGGGAAAACGCTCCGGAATCTTCTCTTTGGACGACGCCACCGTGATCCCGCCCGCGAACGACTCCCCACCGGAATTCCGTCGGGTACAAACCGGCGGGACGGAACCACGACGGCCGGGAACGGGGCCACCCACGCCTCGCACGAACAACAAGAATTGCGAGACGAAATCCGATCCTTGTCCGATCTCGTCATTCGCTCCAGTACCATTGTGGACGCCCTATTGTTCCCCGTCACCGCTGCCGCAAACAAGACTCTATCCACCAATGTGATACGCGACGAAAACGCCAAGAACTACACCGACGTCTTTGCCTTTTTGCGAGACGCCTGGCACAGCAACCGCACCTCCCACCAAGTAATACGAACCTGTGCCATGGAAGTGGCGTTAGACTACTGTGGACGCTTGAATACGCACGTGACGGAGGATTGGTTGACGGCATTTCCCTCCATCGACCGCATTACGGAAGCCGATTTGAATCTGTTCCGGAACGAATTACCGAAACTTGTGGCCAAGCAGGAACCCTACTGTGCGGTAGTGGAAGACTGCATCGTTGGTGATTTTGCCGAAGAGCATTGTCGCCCCGCTGCTTGTCCCTTTGTCGATCCCGCCGCGTGCCGGTATCTGACGTGCTGTCTCACCGAGCAAGTCTACGAAGAATACGCCGTGGCCATGGATTTGGTTGAAAACGTCACGGCGGGCACTTCCGCAAACATTGACGCAGCCGACAAAGATACG
- a CDS encoding predicted protein has protein sequence MVKNRRGKRKHDDPTVDEGSDTGAPDTTTDTAVPDEPADASPEVTEPTEPPVDISKLVTKGLWDDDAKVVESSLTEVANLSFGHSQAGPNRVTISLTGGLLAIVKAMHRFSDDALVQAAGGRALQNLALDQNNKGGIASAGGIQVLVAAMERFPDDSAVQMGGCGTFQNLVWGNDENGTRIVQAKGVPAIINAMQRHADLAEMQEWACGALYLLALGEDSDVKDAILDAHGLTNIAAAIENHRDDAGIREKARNALARLLW, from the coding sequence ATGGTGAAAAACCGTCGTGGCAAGCGCAAACACGATGATCCTACGGTGGACGAAGGCAGCGACACGGGAGCTCCAGACACCACCACGGACACGGCAGTTCCGGACGAACCCGCCGACGCATCTCCCGAAGTGACGGAACCCACGGAACCACCGGTGGATATATCCAAACTCGTCACGAAGGGTTTgtgggacgacgacgccaaagTCGTGGAATCTTCGCTGACGGAAGTAGCGAATCTGAGTTTTGGACATTCACAGGCGGGGCCTAACCGTGTCACCATTAGTCTCACCGGTGGACTCctcgccattgtcaaggcGATGCACCGCTTCTCCGACGACGCACTCGTACAAGCTGCCGGCGGGAGAGCACTCCAGAATCTGGCACTGGATCAGAACAACAAGGGCGGTATCGCTAGCGCCGGAGGTATTCAAGTCCTCGTGGCCGCCATGGAACGATTCCCTGACGACTCCGCCGTGCAAATGGGCGGCTGTGGGACATTTCAGAATCTCGTATGGggcaacgacgaaaacggaacCCGCATCGTACAAGCCAAAGGCGTGCCCGCCATTATTAACGCCATGCAACGACACGCAGATCTCGCGGAAATGCAGGAATGGGCCTGTGGAGCGCTCTACCTCCTAGCCCTCGGGGAAGACAGTGACGTCAAGGACGCCATACTGGACGCGCACGGATTGACCAACATTGCCGCCGCCATCGAAAATCATCGCGACGATGCCGGGATTCGGGAAAAGGCGCGGAACGCCCTGGCGAGGCTCTTGTGGTGA
- a CDS encoding hypothetical protein (Citrate synthase, Citrate + CoA = acetyl-CoA + H(2)O + oxaloacetate. The gene model contains a mitochondrial trageting sequence predicted by signalP. Appears to be upregulation under N limitation with NH4 as the sole N source.), which yields MTLLVSRTVRSLLRKTPFSTTGTTTPIGASIRTVTTLQETLAAQVPEKQKKMAELKKSYGSEVIGQVTVDQCIGGARGVKCMLWETSNLDPDEGIRFRGLTIPECQAVLPTYSGKAGDGEPLLESLFWLLLTSEVPTKEQADSLTADLHSRAKLPSHVVPLLNSLPKDMHPMTQFTIGLAACQTESVFAKAYQDGVPKNLYHEYALEDILSVVAKLPEIAATIYRNVYHDGVVSQDTSLDFAGNFCRMLGYNDPSFDELMRLYLCIHTDHEGGNASAHATHLVGSTLSDPFLSYAAGLNALAGPLHGLANQEVLKWIQELKDKFESEGKPVNAETITEFAWDTLNAKKVIPGYGHAVLRKTDPRYTCQREFALKHMPDDELFKVVDTIYEVMPDILKEHGKVANPYPNVDSHSGVLLWHYGFTQYQYYTVLFGVSRAVGGLSQLYWDRALGLPLERPKSVTPEWIWSQVQK from the exons ATGACGCTATTGGTATCTCGAACGGTGCGGTCTTTGCTCCGCAAG ACGCCCTTTTCTACGACTGGTACGACCACACCCATCGGCGCGAGTATCCGCACCGTCACGACACTGCAAGAGACGCTGGCGGCGCAAGTGCcggaaaagcaaaagaaaatggCCGAACTTAAAAAGAGTTACGGATCCGAAGT GATCGGCCAAGTGACGGTGGACCAGTGCATCGGTGGAGCTCGTGGTGTCAAGTGCATGCTCTGGGAGACGTCCAACCTGGACCCCGACGAGGGTATTCGCTTCCGCGGTCTCACCATTCCGGAATGCCAAGCCGTCCTCCCGACTTATTCGGGCAAGGCTGGCGACGGCGAGCCCCTCCTCGAAAGTCTTTTCTGGCTGCTCCTCACGTCCGAGGTTCCCACCAAGGAACAAGCCGACTCCTTGACGGCCGATTTACACTCGCGCGCCAAACTCCCCTCACACGTGGTTCCCCTGCTCAATTCGTTGCCCAAAGACATGCATCCCATGACGCAATTCACTATTGGGCTCGCCGCCTGCCAGACGGAATCCGTCTTCGCCAAAGCCTACCAGGACGGCGTTCCCAAGAATCTATACCACGAGTACGCCTTGGAAGACATTCtttccgtcgtcgccaagtTGCCAGAAATTGCCGCCACGATTTATCGCAACGTCTACCACGACGGAGTTGTGAGTCAGGATACGTCGTTGGATTTTGCGGGAAACTTTTGCCGGATGCTCGGCTACAACGATCCGTCGTTTGATGAGCTCATGCGTCTGTACCTGTGCATCCACACGGACCACGAGGGCGGCAACGCGTCGGCGCACGCCACGCACTTGGTCGGTTCGACCTTGAGTGATCCGTTCTTGTCGTACGCTGCCGGATTGAACGCGTTGGCCGGTCCGCTCCACGGCCTCGCCAACCAAGAAGTCCTGAAATGGATCCAGGAGCTCAAGGACAAGTTCGAGTCCGAAGGCAAACCGGTGAACGCGGAAACCATTACCGAATTTGCTTGGGACACGCTGAACGCGAAAAAGGTGATCCCGGGCTACGGTCACGCCGTCTTGCGCAAGACCGACCCCCGATACACGTGCCAACGTGAATTTGCGTTGAAACACATGCCCGACGACGAACTCTTCAAGGTGGTCGACACGATTTATGAAGTCATGCCCGACATTTTGAAAGAACACGGCAAGGTGGCGAACCCGTATCCCAACGTGGACAGTCATTCGGGCGTTTTGTTGTGGCACTATGGGTTCACCCAATACCAGTACTACACTGTTTTGTTCGGCGTGAGTCGTGCGGTGGGTGGGCTATCGCAACTGTACTGGGACCGGGCTCTGGGCTTGCCCCTCGAACGACCGAAATCCGTCACGCCGGAATGGATCTGGAGTCAGGTGCAAAAGTAG
- a CDS encoding predicted protein encodes MASKSWSPTYLANQLWAKQPKANAELFALTYGALVAELVRDLETNDKIQAELDRMGHSMGIRSVEEFLAKASLEPQSQTAVTCSQFKDTSDVLKMALKMFLGITTEAGVQEDSHFSIQFAENPLSLFVELPPDRSDLEYSQLLCGYVRGMLEMLQFDVTVTMAQSVLRGDEVNEMRVDLNQVLQAGAGDDYQEE; translated from the coding sequence ATGGCTTCCAAGAGTTGGTCTCCGACCTATTTGGCGAATCAGCTCTGGGCGAAGCAACCCAAAGCCAACGCCGAGTTATTTGCTTTGACGTACGGTGCGCTCGTGGCTGAACTCGTTCGTGACCTCGAAACCAACGATAAGATCCAGGCCGAACTGGACCGAATGGGCCACAGTATGGGTATTCGAAGTGTCGAAGAATTCCTCGCCAAGGCATCGCTCGAGCCGCAATCACAAACTGCCGTGACGTGCAGCCAATTCAAGGATACCAGCGACGTTCTCAAAATGGCTCTAAAAATGTTTCTGGGAATAACTACGGAAGCCGGTGTGCAAGAAGACTCGCATTTTTCCATTCAGTTTGCCGAAAATCCATTGAGTCTATTTGTGGAATTACCTCCGGACCGATCTGATTTGGAATACTCGCAGCTGTTGTGCGGATACGTCCGGGGGATGCTGGAAATGTTGCAGTTTGATGTGACGGTTACCATGGCACAATCGGTACTACGAGGGGACGAAGTCAACGAAATGCGGGTCGATTTGAATCAAGTCTTACAGGCCGGCGCTGGCGACGATTATCAAGAAGAATAA
- a CDS encoding predicted protein translates to MLRITLIIFVLLGGVDAFQSGTPLPARIVHPGVTTGRTLPTGDPHPALTSSTGLAAIRPPNKKVITEEEKEASTSIGRLLSPLNPYMWFVYMFVFIFAADFVRN, encoded by the coding sequence ATGCTTCGAATTACGCTGATCATCTTTGTATTACTGGGTGGAGTGGATGCGTTTCAGAGTGGGACACCCTTACCGGCGCGAATTGTCCATCCCGGAGTCACTACGGGCCGAACGCTTCCGACTGGCGACCCGCACCCAGCGTTGACTTCCTCAACGGGCTTGGCTGCTATTCGTCCGCCCAACAAGAAAGTCATTaccgaggaagaaaaggaagcgtcCACGAGTATTGGACGGCTGTTGTCTCCACTCAACCCCTACATGTGGTTCGTCTACATGTTCGTCTTTATCTTTGCGGCCGATTTCGTTCGCAACTAG
- a CDS encoding predicted protein gives MDANVGQRDSHVQHLEQLCKEARSLWLKSAKVTDLIEVEKLYRSVWESTHNEMRNSSNVSASAHDVVHQQAGEKLAMILLQSRRPDEANSILKVLNFTCRLSSSVLNYPTGRSIAFVQQPRSSLSNTAPCRIWDQFLSKDELNCLLTAFYDPNAHYWTSHQYAVEPPSPYFSYLIPLDPETGRNEYGTIGSIIRRIQRQIAEWKPLVQQCTYCEMWAHNRPHATGHQLHFDSDNEGDGDVIRNPLVSTILYLTPGNDSVGGPSLITNQRRSSQHLADQGWYTPAVYNRLVAFDGKVLHGVIPGKGVAPVNQECMPCSSNRRVTLMLAFWKRITTLSESRQRQRMG, from the exons ATGGATGCTAACGTAGGTCAAAGAGACTCCCATGTACAGCATCTTGAGCAGCTGTGCAAGGAAGCGAGATCGCTGTGGTTGAAATCGGCTAAAGTTACTGATCTCATTGAAGTGGAAAAGCTCTATCGCAGTGTATGGGAATCAACGCACAATGAGATGAGGAACAGTTCCAATGTATCGGCTAGCGCTCACGATGTTGTCCACCAGCAAGCAGGCGAAAAGCTTGCCATGATTTTGCTGCAATCGAGACGTCCCGACGAAGCCAATAGTATCCTGAAAGTTCTGAACTTTACCTGTCGACTTTCTTCGTCGGTTCTGAACTACCCCACCGGCAGAAGTATCGCATTCGTGCAACAACCGAGGTCTTCTTTATCGAATACCGCGCCATGTCGTATTTGGGATCAATTTTTGTCTAAGGATGAACTGAATTGTCTACTAACTGCGTTCTATGACCCAAACGCGCATTACTGGACGTCTCACCAGTACGCCGTCGAACCGCCTAGCCCTTATTTTAGCTATCTGATACCACTTGATCCAGAGACTGGTCGTAATGAGTATGGTACTATTGGAAGTATTATTAGACGCATTCAAAGGCAAATTGCCGAATGGAAGCCTCTCGTACAACAGTGTACGTACTGTGAAATGTGGGCGCACAACCGGCCTCACGCTACCGGCCATCAACTGcattttgacagtgacaatgaaGGCGACGGGGACGTCATTCGAAATCCTCTCGTCAGCACGATCCTATATTTGACTCCGGGAAACGACTCCGTAGGAGGACCTTCCTTGATCACCAACCAGCGACGGAGCAGTCAACACTTGGCGGATCAAGGGTGGTACACTCCGGCAGTTTATAATCGTTTGGTGGCCTTCGACGGAAAAGTCCTTCACGGCGTGATACCTGGTAAGGGTGTGGCTCCGGTCAATCAGGAATGCATGCCATGTTCATCGAATCGGCGTGTGACGCTTATGttggctttttggaagcgcaTTACG ACCCTTTCCGAAAGCCGACAGCGGCAAAGAATGGGCTGA